The following coding sequences lie in one Epinephelus lanceolatus isolate andai-2023 chromosome 24, ASM4190304v1, whole genome shotgun sequence genomic window:
- the LOC117249913 gene encoding abl interactor 2-like isoform X7 — translation MAELQMLLEEEIPAGRSALLDSFTNLERVAEYCESNYVQSPDKQRALEETKNYTTQSLASVAYLINTLANNVLQMLDIQASQLRRMESSINHISQTVDIHKEKVARREIGILTTNKNTSRTHKIIAPANPERPVRYIRKPIDYSMLDDMGHGVKASAQNMKAGGGGLPRTNPPTQKPPSPPMSGKGTLGSGSSGGSHPSSSRSSSRENSGSGSVGVPIAVPTPAPPTAFPAPVPSNPAKPPPNTATTPGPPTSALDGPPQAPNPPVEIPPVPPPPPQLPASAAPTGTGPAAYGNPAQGAPQFYSMNRPVQQPQNSQVGGSLPYRRPSSVTGQPNMVHNQSQLNGGPHFAQNQAGPLAPPPPSMQITPQLPLMGFVARVQETISDVPPPPPPAEEPVFEEPTPPPPPPEDYEDDEDEEESAVVEYSDPYAEEDPPWAPRSYMEKVVAIYDYARDKEDELSFQEGAIIYVIKKNDDGWYEGVMNGTTGLFPGNYVESIMHYAD, via the exons ATGGCGGAGCTACAAATGCTTCTGGAAGAGGAGATTCCAGCTGGACGAAGCGCACTACTAGACAGTTTCACCAATTTGGAAAGAGTCGCGGAGTACTGCGAGAGCAACTATGTCCAG TCTCCAGACAAGCAGAGGGCGCTGGAGGAGACCAAGAACTACACCACCCAGTCTCTGGCCAGCGTAGCCTACCTGATCAACACGCTGGCCAACAATGTCCTGCAGATGCTCGACATCCAGGCGTCGCAGCTCCGCCGCATGGAGTCCTCCATCAACCACATCTCACAG ACGGTGGACATCCACAAAGAGAAGGTAGCTCGGCGGGAGATCGGCATCCTCACCACCAACAAGAACACCTCCCGCACACACAAGATCATCGCCCCAGCTAATCCAGAGAGGCCTGTGCGCTACATCCGCAAGCCCATCGACTACAGCATGCTAGACGACATGGGCCACGGAGTCAAG GCCAGCGCTCAGAACATGAAGGCCGGAGGAGGCGGCCTGCCTCGCACCAATCCCCCCACACAGAAGCCCCCCAGCCCGCCCATGTCAGGGAAAGGGACCCTTGG CAGTGGGAGCAGCGGAGGCAGCCACCCCAGCAGCAGTCGCAGCAGCAGCCGAGAGAACAGCGGCAGCGGCAGCGTGGGCGTTCCCATTGCCGTGCCGACCCCAGCCCCGCCCACCGCCTTCCCAG CCCCCGTCCCATCCAACCCAGCCAAACCTCCCCCCAACACTGCCACCACCCCTGGACCCCCTACCTCTGCCCTAGACGGCCCCCCGCAGGCCCCTAACCCCCCTGTAGAGATCCCGCCTGtacccccaccccctccccaGCTCCCTGCCTCCGCAGCCCCCACTGGCACGGGCCCCGCTGCTTACGGCAACCCTGCACAAG GTGCTCCTCAGTTCTACAGCATGAACCGCCCGGTGCAGCAGCCCCAAAACTCGCAGGTGGGAGGCTCGCTGCCGTACCGCAGACCCTCGTCCGTCACCGGTCAGCCCAACATGGTGCACAACCAGAGCCAGCTCAACGGGGGACCGCACTTCGCCCAGAACCAAG CAGGCCCGCTCgcaccccctcccccctccatgCAGATCACCCCTCAGCTGCCTCTGATGGGCTTTGTGGCCCGAGTTCAGGAGACTA TCTCAGACGTGCCGCCCCCACCTCCGCCCGCCGAGGAGCCGGTGTTTGAGGAgcccacacctcctcctccgccgCCGGAGGACTACGAGGAcgatgaggatgaagaggagtcgGCGGTGGTGGAGTACAGTGACCCCTACGCCGAGGAGGACCCGCCCTGGGCCCCACGCAGCTACATGGAGAAAG TGGTGGCCATCTACGACTACGCTCGAGACAAGGAAGACGAGCTTTCGTTCCAGGAGGGCGCCATCATCTACGTGATCAAGAAGAACGACGACGGCTGGTACGAGGGCGTGATGAACGGGACCACGGGCCTCTTCCCCGGCAACTACGTCGAGTCCATCATGCACTACGCCGACTGA
- the LOC117249913 gene encoding abl interactor 2-like isoform X10 — MAELQMLLEEEIPAGRSALLDSFTNLERVAEYCESNYVQSPDKQRALEETKNYTTQSLASVAYLINTLANNVLQMLDIQASQLRRMESSINHISQTVDIHKEKVARREIGILTTNKNTSRTHKIIAPANPERPVRYIRKPIDYSMLDDMGHGVKASAQNMKAGGGGLPRTNPPTQKPPSPPMSGKGTLGRHSPYRTLEPVRPPVVPNDYVSSPTRNMAHPQQSPARTASVNQRNRTYSSGSSGGSHPSSSRSSSRENSGSGSVGVPIAVPTPAPPTAFPGAPQFYSMNRPVQQPQNSQVGGSLPYRRPSSVTGQPNMVHNQSQLNGGPHFAQNQGPLAPPPPSMQITPQLPLMGFVARVQETISDVPPPPPPAEEPVFEEPTPPPPPPEDYEDDEDEEESAVVEYSDPYAEEDPPWAPRSYMEKVVAIYDYARDKEDELSFQEGAIIYVIKKNDDGWYEGVMNGTTGLFPGNYVESIMHYAD; from the exons ATGGCGGAGCTACAAATGCTTCTGGAAGAGGAGATTCCAGCTGGACGAAGCGCACTACTAGACAGTTTCACCAATTTGGAAAGAGTCGCGGAGTACTGCGAGAGCAACTATGTCCAG TCTCCAGACAAGCAGAGGGCGCTGGAGGAGACCAAGAACTACACCACCCAGTCTCTGGCCAGCGTAGCCTACCTGATCAACACGCTGGCCAACAATGTCCTGCAGATGCTCGACATCCAGGCGTCGCAGCTCCGCCGCATGGAGTCCTCCATCAACCACATCTCACAG ACGGTGGACATCCACAAAGAGAAGGTAGCTCGGCGGGAGATCGGCATCCTCACCACCAACAAGAACACCTCCCGCACACACAAGATCATCGCCCCAGCTAATCCAGAGAGGCCTGTGCGCTACATCCGCAAGCCCATCGACTACAGCATGCTAGACGACATGGGCCACGGAGTCAAG GCCAGCGCTCAGAACATGAAGGCCGGAGGAGGCGGCCTGCCTCGCACCAATCCCCCCACACAGAAGCCCCCCAGCCCGCCCATGTCAGGGAAAGGGACCCTTGG GCGCCACTCCCCCTATAGGACGCTTGAGCCGGTGCGTCCACCCGTTGTCCCTAACGACTACGTCTCGAGCCCGACGCGCAACATGGCGCACCCACAGCAGAGCCCTGCACGCACTGCATCCGTAAATCAGAGGAACCGCACGTACAG CAGTGGGAGCAGCGGAGGCAGCCACCCCAGCAGCAGTCGCAGCAGCAGCCGAGAGAACAGCGGCAGCGGCAGCGTGGGCGTTCCCATTGCCGTGCCGACCCCAGCCCCGCCCACCGCCTTCCCAG GTGCTCCTCAGTTCTACAGCATGAACCGCCCGGTGCAGCAGCCCCAAAACTCGCAGGTGGGAGGCTCGCTGCCGTACCGCAGACCCTCGTCCGTCACCGGTCAGCCCAACATGGTGCACAACCAGAGCCAGCTCAACGGGGGACCGCACTTCGCCCAGAACCAAG GCCCGCTCgcaccccctcccccctccatgCAGATCACCCCTCAGCTGCCTCTGATGGGCTTTGTGGCCCGAGTTCAGGAGACTA TCTCAGACGTGCCGCCCCCACCTCCGCCCGCCGAGGAGCCGGTGTTTGAGGAgcccacacctcctcctccgccgCCGGAGGACTACGAGGAcgatgaggatgaagaggagtcgGCGGTGGTGGAGTACAGTGACCCCTACGCCGAGGAGGACCCGCCCTGGGCCCCACGCAGCTACATGGAGAAAG TGGTGGCCATCTACGACTACGCTCGAGACAAGGAAGACGAGCTTTCGTTCCAGGAGGGCGCCATCATCTACGTGATCAAGAAGAACGACGACGGCTGGTACGAGGGCGTGATGAACGGGACCACGGGCCTCTTCCCCGGCAACTACGTCGAGTCCATCATGCACTACGCCGACTGA
- the LOC117249913 gene encoding abl interactor 2-like isoform X3, translating to MAELQMLLEEEIPAGRSALLDSFTNLERVAEYCESNYVQSPDKQRALEETKNYTTQSLASVAYLINTLANNVLQMLDIQASQLRRMESSINHISQTVDIHKEKVARREIGILTTNKNTSRTHKIIAPANPERPVRYIRKPIDYSMLDDMGHGVKASAQNMKAGGGGLPRTNPPTQKPPSPPMSGKGTLGRHSPYRTLEPVRPPVVPNDYVSSPTRNMAHPQQSPARTASVNQRNRTYSSGSSGGSHPSSSRSSSRENSGSGSVGVPIAVPTPAPPTAFPAPVPSNPAKPPPNTATTPGPPTSALDGPPQAPNPPVEIPPVPPPPPQLPASAAPTGTGPAAYGNPAQGAPQFYSMNRPVQQPQNSQVGGSLPYRRPSSVTGQPNMVHNQSQLNGGPHFAQNQAGPLAPPPPSMQITPQLPLMGFVARVQETISDVPPPPPPAEEPVFEEPTPPPPPPEDYEDDEDEEESAVVEYSDPYAEEDPPWAPRSYMEKVVAIYDYARDKEDELSFQEGAIIYVIKKNDDGWYEGVMNGTTGLFPGNYVESIMHYAD from the exons ATGGCGGAGCTACAAATGCTTCTGGAAGAGGAGATTCCAGCTGGACGAAGCGCACTACTAGACAGTTTCACCAATTTGGAAAGAGTCGCGGAGTACTGCGAGAGCAACTATGTCCAG TCTCCAGACAAGCAGAGGGCGCTGGAGGAGACCAAGAACTACACCACCCAGTCTCTGGCCAGCGTAGCCTACCTGATCAACACGCTGGCCAACAATGTCCTGCAGATGCTCGACATCCAGGCGTCGCAGCTCCGCCGCATGGAGTCCTCCATCAACCACATCTCACAG ACGGTGGACATCCACAAAGAGAAGGTAGCTCGGCGGGAGATCGGCATCCTCACCACCAACAAGAACACCTCCCGCACACACAAGATCATCGCCCCAGCTAATCCAGAGAGGCCTGTGCGCTACATCCGCAAGCCCATCGACTACAGCATGCTAGACGACATGGGCCACGGAGTCAAG GCCAGCGCTCAGAACATGAAGGCCGGAGGAGGCGGCCTGCCTCGCACCAATCCCCCCACACAGAAGCCCCCCAGCCCGCCCATGTCAGGGAAAGGGACCCTTGG GCGCCACTCCCCCTATAGGACGCTTGAGCCGGTGCGTCCACCCGTTGTCCCTAACGACTACGTCTCGAGCCCGACGCGCAACATGGCGCACCCACAGCAGAGCCCTGCACGCACTGCATCCGTAAATCAGAGGAACCGCACGTACAG CAGTGGGAGCAGCGGAGGCAGCCACCCCAGCAGCAGTCGCAGCAGCAGCCGAGAGAACAGCGGCAGCGGCAGCGTGGGCGTTCCCATTGCCGTGCCGACCCCAGCCCCGCCCACCGCCTTCCCAG CCCCCGTCCCATCCAACCCAGCCAAACCTCCCCCCAACACTGCCACCACCCCTGGACCCCCTACCTCTGCCCTAGACGGCCCCCCGCAGGCCCCTAACCCCCCTGTAGAGATCCCGCCTGtacccccaccccctccccaGCTCCCTGCCTCCGCAGCCCCCACTGGCACGGGCCCCGCTGCTTACGGCAACCCTGCACAAG GTGCTCCTCAGTTCTACAGCATGAACCGCCCGGTGCAGCAGCCCCAAAACTCGCAGGTGGGAGGCTCGCTGCCGTACCGCAGACCCTCGTCCGTCACCGGTCAGCCCAACATGGTGCACAACCAGAGCCAGCTCAACGGGGGACCGCACTTCGCCCAGAACCAAG CAGGCCCGCTCgcaccccctcccccctccatgCAGATCACCCCTCAGCTGCCTCTGATGGGCTTTGTGGCCCGAGTTCAGGAGACTA TCTCAGACGTGCCGCCCCCACCTCCGCCCGCCGAGGAGCCGGTGTTTGAGGAgcccacacctcctcctccgccgCCGGAGGACTACGAGGAcgatgaggatgaagaggagtcgGCGGTGGTGGAGTACAGTGACCCCTACGCCGAGGAGGACCCGCCCTGGGCCCCACGCAGCTACATGGAGAAAG TGGTGGCCATCTACGACTACGCTCGAGACAAGGAAGACGAGCTTTCGTTCCAGGAGGGCGCCATCATCTACGTGATCAAGAAGAACGACGACGGCTGGTACGAGGGCGTGATGAACGGGACCACGGGCCTCTTCCCCGGCAACTACGTCGAGTCCATCATGCACTACGCCGACTGA
- the LOC117249913 gene encoding abl interactor 2-like isoform X12, with translation MAELQMLLEEEIPAGRSALLDSFTNLERVAEYCESNYVQSPDKQRALEETKNYTTQSLASVAYLINTLANNVLQMLDIQASQLRRMESSINHISQTVDIHKEKVARREIGILTTNKNTSRTHKIIAPANPERPVRYIRKPIDYSMLDDMGHGVKASAQNMKAGGGGLPRTNPPTQKPPSPPMSGKGTLGRHSPYRTLEPVRPPVVPNDYVSSPTRNMAHPQQSPARTASVNQRNRTYSSGSSGGSHPSSSRSSSRENSGSGSVGVPIAVPTPAPPTAFPGAPQFYSMNRPVQQPQNSQVGGSLPYRRPSSVTGQPNMVHNQSQLNGGPHFAQNQVSDVPPPPPPAEEPVFEEPTPPPPPPEDYEDDEDEEESAVVEYSDPYAEEDPPWAPRSYMEKVVAIYDYARDKEDELSFQEGAIIYVIKKNDDGWYEGVMNGTTGLFPGNYVESIMHYAD, from the exons ATGGCGGAGCTACAAATGCTTCTGGAAGAGGAGATTCCAGCTGGACGAAGCGCACTACTAGACAGTTTCACCAATTTGGAAAGAGTCGCGGAGTACTGCGAGAGCAACTATGTCCAG TCTCCAGACAAGCAGAGGGCGCTGGAGGAGACCAAGAACTACACCACCCAGTCTCTGGCCAGCGTAGCCTACCTGATCAACACGCTGGCCAACAATGTCCTGCAGATGCTCGACATCCAGGCGTCGCAGCTCCGCCGCATGGAGTCCTCCATCAACCACATCTCACAG ACGGTGGACATCCACAAAGAGAAGGTAGCTCGGCGGGAGATCGGCATCCTCACCACCAACAAGAACACCTCCCGCACACACAAGATCATCGCCCCAGCTAATCCAGAGAGGCCTGTGCGCTACATCCGCAAGCCCATCGACTACAGCATGCTAGACGACATGGGCCACGGAGTCAAG GCCAGCGCTCAGAACATGAAGGCCGGAGGAGGCGGCCTGCCTCGCACCAATCCCCCCACACAGAAGCCCCCCAGCCCGCCCATGTCAGGGAAAGGGACCCTTGG GCGCCACTCCCCCTATAGGACGCTTGAGCCGGTGCGTCCACCCGTTGTCCCTAACGACTACGTCTCGAGCCCGACGCGCAACATGGCGCACCCACAGCAGAGCCCTGCACGCACTGCATCCGTAAATCAGAGGAACCGCACGTACAG CAGTGGGAGCAGCGGAGGCAGCCACCCCAGCAGCAGTCGCAGCAGCAGCCGAGAGAACAGCGGCAGCGGCAGCGTGGGCGTTCCCATTGCCGTGCCGACCCCAGCCCCGCCCACCGCCTTCCCAG GTGCTCCTCAGTTCTACAGCATGAACCGCCCGGTGCAGCAGCCCCAAAACTCGCAGGTGGGAGGCTCGCTGCCGTACCGCAGACCCTCGTCCGTCACCGGTCAGCCCAACATGGTGCACAACCAGAGCCAGCTCAACGGGGGACCGCACTTCGCCCAGAACCAAG TCTCAGACGTGCCGCCCCCACCTCCGCCCGCCGAGGAGCCGGTGTTTGAGGAgcccacacctcctcctccgccgCCGGAGGACTACGAGGAcgatgaggatgaagaggagtcgGCGGTGGTGGAGTACAGTGACCCCTACGCCGAGGAGGACCCGCCCTGGGCCCCACGCAGCTACATGGAGAAAG TGGTGGCCATCTACGACTACGCTCGAGACAAGGAAGACGAGCTTTCGTTCCAGGAGGGCGCCATCATCTACGTGATCAAGAAGAACGACGACGGCTGGTACGAGGGCGTGATGAACGGGACCACGGGCCTCTTCCCCGGCAACTACGTCGAGTCCATCATGCACTACGCCGACTGA
- the LOC117249913 gene encoding abl interactor 2-like isoform X14, producing MAELQMLLEEEIPAGRSALLDSFTNLERVAEYCESNYVQSPDKQRALEETKNYTTQSLASVAYLINTLANNVLQMLDIQASQLRRMESSINHISQTVDIHKEKVARREIGILTTNKNTSRTHKIIAPANPERPVRYIRKPIDYSMLDDMGHGVKASAQNMKAGGGGLPRTNPPTQKPPSPPMSGKGTLGSGSSGGSHPSSSRSSSRENSGSGSVGVPIAVPTPAPPTAFPGAPQFYSMNRPVQQPQNSQVGGSLPYRRPSSVTGQPNMVHNQSQLNGGPHFAQNQAGPLAPPPPSMQITPQLPLMGFVARVQETISDVPPPPPPAEEPVFEEPTPPPPPPEDYEDDEDEEESAVVEYSDPYAEEDPPWAPRSYMEKVVAIYDYARDKEDELSFQEGAIIYVIKKNDDGWYEGVMNGTTGLFPGNYVESIMHYAD from the exons ATGGCGGAGCTACAAATGCTTCTGGAAGAGGAGATTCCAGCTGGACGAAGCGCACTACTAGACAGTTTCACCAATTTGGAAAGAGTCGCGGAGTACTGCGAGAGCAACTATGTCCAG TCTCCAGACAAGCAGAGGGCGCTGGAGGAGACCAAGAACTACACCACCCAGTCTCTGGCCAGCGTAGCCTACCTGATCAACACGCTGGCCAACAATGTCCTGCAGATGCTCGACATCCAGGCGTCGCAGCTCCGCCGCATGGAGTCCTCCATCAACCACATCTCACAG ACGGTGGACATCCACAAAGAGAAGGTAGCTCGGCGGGAGATCGGCATCCTCACCACCAACAAGAACACCTCCCGCACACACAAGATCATCGCCCCAGCTAATCCAGAGAGGCCTGTGCGCTACATCCGCAAGCCCATCGACTACAGCATGCTAGACGACATGGGCCACGGAGTCAAG GCCAGCGCTCAGAACATGAAGGCCGGAGGAGGCGGCCTGCCTCGCACCAATCCCCCCACACAGAAGCCCCCCAGCCCGCCCATGTCAGGGAAAGGGACCCTTGG CAGTGGGAGCAGCGGAGGCAGCCACCCCAGCAGCAGTCGCAGCAGCAGCCGAGAGAACAGCGGCAGCGGCAGCGTGGGCGTTCCCATTGCCGTGCCGACCCCAGCCCCGCCCACCGCCTTCCCAG GTGCTCCTCAGTTCTACAGCATGAACCGCCCGGTGCAGCAGCCCCAAAACTCGCAGGTGGGAGGCTCGCTGCCGTACCGCAGACCCTCGTCCGTCACCGGTCAGCCCAACATGGTGCACAACCAGAGCCAGCTCAACGGGGGACCGCACTTCGCCCAGAACCAAG CAGGCCCGCTCgcaccccctcccccctccatgCAGATCACCCCTCAGCTGCCTCTGATGGGCTTTGTGGCCCGAGTTCAGGAGACTA TCTCAGACGTGCCGCCCCCACCTCCGCCCGCCGAGGAGCCGGTGTTTGAGGAgcccacacctcctcctccgccgCCGGAGGACTACGAGGAcgatgaggatgaagaggagtcgGCGGTGGTGGAGTACAGTGACCCCTACGCCGAGGAGGACCCGCCCTGGGCCCCACGCAGCTACATGGAGAAAG TGGTGGCCATCTACGACTACGCTCGAGACAAGGAAGACGAGCTTTCGTTCCAGGAGGGCGCCATCATCTACGTGATCAAGAAGAACGACGACGGCTGGTACGAGGGCGTGATGAACGGGACCACGGGCCTCTTCCCCGGCAACTACGTCGAGTCCATCATGCACTACGCCGACTGA
- the LOC117249913 gene encoding abl interactor 2-like isoform X16, whose amino-acid sequence MAELQMLLEEEIPAGRSALLDSFTNLERVAEYCESNYVQSPDKQRALEETKNYTTQSLASVAYLINTLANNVLQMLDIQASQLRRMESSINHISQTVDIHKEKVARREIGILTTNKNTSRTHKIIAPANPERPVRYIRKPIDYSMLDDMGHGVKASAQNMKAGGGGLPRTNPPTQKPPSPPMSGKGTLGSGSSGGSHPSSSRSSSRENSGSGSVGVPIAVPTPAPPTAFPGAPQFYSMNRPVQQPQNSQVGGSLPYRRPSSVTGQPNMVHNQSQLNGGPHFAQNQVSDVPPPPPPAEEPVFEEPTPPPPPPEDYEDDEDEEESAVVEYSDPYAEEDPPWAPRSYMEKVVAIYDYARDKEDELSFQEGAIIYVIKKNDDGWYEGVMNGTTGLFPGNYVESIMHYAD is encoded by the exons ATGGCGGAGCTACAAATGCTTCTGGAAGAGGAGATTCCAGCTGGACGAAGCGCACTACTAGACAGTTTCACCAATTTGGAAAGAGTCGCGGAGTACTGCGAGAGCAACTATGTCCAG TCTCCAGACAAGCAGAGGGCGCTGGAGGAGACCAAGAACTACACCACCCAGTCTCTGGCCAGCGTAGCCTACCTGATCAACACGCTGGCCAACAATGTCCTGCAGATGCTCGACATCCAGGCGTCGCAGCTCCGCCGCATGGAGTCCTCCATCAACCACATCTCACAG ACGGTGGACATCCACAAAGAGAAGGTAGCTCGGCGGGAGATCGGCATCCTCACCACCAACAAGAACACCTCCCGCACACACAAGATCATCGCCCCAGCTAATCCAGAGAGGCCTGTGCGCTACATCCGCAAGCCCATCGACTACAGCATGCTAGACGACATGGGCCACGGAGTCAAG GCCAGCGCTCAGAACATGAAGGCCGGAGGAGGCGGCCTGCCTCGCACCAATCCCCCCACACAGAAGCCCCCCAGCCCGCCCATGTCAGGGAAAGGGACCCTTGG CAGTGGGAGCAGCGGAGGCAGCCACCCCAGCAGCAGTCGCAGCAGCAGCCGAGAGAACAGCGGCAGCGGCAGCGTGGGCGTTCCCATTGCCGTGCCGACCCCAGCCCCGCCCACCGCCTTCCCAG GTGCTCCTCAGTTCTACAGCATGAACCGCCCGGTGCAGCAGCCCCAAAACTCGCAGGTGGGAGGCTCGCTGCCGTACCGCAGACCCTCGTCCGTCACCGGTCAGCCCAACATGGTGCACAACCAGAGCCAGCTCAACGGGGGACCGCACTTCGCCCAGAACCAAG TCTCAGACGTGCCGCCCCCACCTCCGCCCGCCGAGGAGCCGGTGTTTGAGGAgcccacacctcctcctccgccgCCGGAGGACTACGAGGAcgatgaggatgaagaggagtcgGCGGTGGTGGAGTACAGTGACCCCTACGCCGAGGAGGACCCGCCCTGGGCCCCACGCAGCTACATGGAGAAAG TGGTGGCCATCTACGACTACGCTCGAGACAAGGAAGACGAGCTTTCGTTCCAGGAGGGCGCCATCATCTACGTGATCAAGAAGAACGACGACGGCTGGTACGAGGGCGTGATGAACGGGACCACGGGCCTCTTCCCCGGCAACTACGTCGAGTCCATCATGCACTACGCCGACTGA
- the LOC117249913 gene encoding abl interactor 2-like isoform X15, with translation MAELQMLLEEEIPAGRSALLDSFTNLERVAEYCESNYVQSPDKQRALEETKNYTTQSLASVAYLINTLANNVLQMLDIQASQLRRMESSINHISQTVDIHKEKVARREIGILTTNKNTSRTHKIIAPANPERPVRYIRKPIDYSMLDDMGHGVKASAQNMKAGGGGLPRTNPPTQKPPSPPMSGKGTLGSGSSGGSHPSSSRSSSRENSGSGSVGVPIAVPTPAPPTAFPGAPQFYSMNRPVQQPQNSQVGGSLPYRRPSSVTGQPNMVHNQSQLNGGPHFAQNQGPLAPPPPSMQITPQLPLMGFVARVQETISDVPPPPPPAEEPVFEEPTPPPPPPEDYEDDEDEEESAVVEYSDPYAEEDPPWAPRSYMEKVVAIYDYARDKEDELSFQEGAIIYVIKKNDDGWYEGVMNGTTGLFPGNYVESIMHYAD, from the exons ATGGCGGAGCTACAAATGCTTCTGGAAGAGGAGATTCCAGCTGGACGAAGCGCACTACTAGACAGTTTCACCAATTTGGAAAGAGTCGCGGAGTACTGCGAGAGCAACTATGTCCAG TCTCCAGACAAGCAGAGGGCGCTGGAGGAGACCAAGAACTACACCACCCAGTCTCTGGCCAGCGTAGCCTACCTGATCAACACGCTGGCCAACAATGTCCTGCAGATGCTCGACATCCAGGCGTCGCAGCTCCGCCGCATGGAGTCCTCCATCAACCACATCTCACAG ACGGTGGACATCCACAAAGAGAAGGTAGCTCGGCGGGAGATCGGCATCCTCACCACCAACAAGAACACCTCCCGCACACACAAGATCATCGCCCCAGCTAATCCAGAGAGGCCTGTGCGCTACATCCGCAAGCCCATCGACTACAGCATGCTAGACGACATGGGCCACGGAGTCAAG GCCAGCGCTCAGAACATGAAGGCCGGAGGAGGCGGCCTGCCTCGCACCAATCCCCCCACACAGAAGCCCCCCAGCCCGCCCATGTCAGGGAAAGGGACCCTTGG CAGTGGGAGCAGCGGAGGCAGCCACCCCAGCAGCAGTCGCAGCAGCAGCCGAGAGAACAGCGGCAGCGGCAGCGTGGGCGTTCCCATTGCCGTGCCGACCCCAGCCCCGCCCACCGCCTTCCCAG GTGCTCCTCAGTTCTACAGCATGAACCGCCCGGTGCAGCAGCCCCAAAACTCGCAGGTGGGAGGCTCGCTGCCGTACCGCAGACCCTCGTCCGTCACCGGTCAGCCCAACATGGTGCACAACCAGAGCCAGCTCAACGGGGGACCGCACTTCGCCCAGAACCAAG GCCCGCTCgcaccccctcccccctccatgCAGATCACCCCTCAGCTGCCTCTGATGGGCTTTGTGGCCCGAGTTCAGGAGACTA TCTCAGACGTGCCGCCCCCACCTCCGCCCGCCGAGGAGCCGGTGTTTGAGGAgcccacacctcctcctccgccgCCGGAGGACTACGAGGAcgatgaggatgaagaggagtcgGCGGTGGTGGAGTACAGTGACCCCTACGCCGAGGAGGACCCGCCCTGGGCCCCACGCAGCTACATGGAGAAAG TGGTGGCCATCTACGACTACGCTCGAGACAAGGAAGACGAGCTTTCGTTCCAGGAGGGCGCCATCATCTACGTGATCAAGAAGAACGACGACGGCTGGTACGAGGGCGTGATGAACGGGACCACGGGCCTCTTCCCCGGCAACTACGTCGAGTCCATCATGCACTACGCCGACTGA